The following are encoded together in the Eptesicus fuscus isolate TK198812 chromosome 16, DD_ASM_mEF_20220401, whole genome shotgun sequence genome:
- the PREPL gene encoding prolyl endopeptidase-like isoform X4, protein MQQKSKLFLQALKYSIPHLGKCMQKQHLNHCNFAGHYYSRIKLKKYHLTKCLQNKPKISELARNIPSRSFSCKDILPIKQENEKPLTENMDAFEKVRTKLETQPQEEYEIINAEVKHGGFVYYQEGCCLVRSKDEEADSDNYEVLFNLEELKLDQPFIDCIRVAPDEKYVAAKIRTEDSEASTCIVVKLSDQPVMEASFPNVSSFEWVKDEEDEDVLFYTFQRNLRCHDVYRATFGENKRNERFYTEKDPSYFVFLYLTKDSRFLTINIMNKTTSEVWLIDGLSPWDPPVLIQKRIHGVLYYVEHRDDELYILTNVGEPTEFKLPPWACGFIMDTNSDPKNCPFQLCSPIRPPKYYTYKFAEGKLFEETGHEDPITKTSRVLRLEAKSKDGRLVPMTVFHKTDSEDLQKKPLLVHVYGAYGMDLKMNFRPERRALVDDGWILAYCHVRGGGELGLQWHADGRLTKKLNGLADLEACIKTLHDQGFSQPSLTTLTAFSAGGVLVGALCNSNPELLRAVTMEAPFLDVLNTMMDTTLPLTLEELEEWGNPSSDEKHKNYIKRYCPYQNIKPQHYPSVHITAYENDERVPLKGIVNYTEKLKEAVTEHAKDSGEGYQAPNIILDIQPGGSHVIEDSHKKITAQIKFLYEELGLDSTGVFENLKKYVKF, encoded by the exons ATGCAGCAGAAGAGCAAATTATTTCTCCAAGCTTTGAAGTATAGTATTCCTCACCTTGGGAAATGCATGCAGAAACAGCACTTGAATCATTGTAACTTCGCTGGTCATTATTACAGtagaataaagttgaaaaaatacCACCTAACCAAGTGTCTGCAGAATAAGCCCAAGATATCAGAGTTAGCAAGAAACATCCCAAGTCGGAGCTTCTCATGTAAG GATATTCTGCCTATTAAACAAGAAAACGAAAAACCCCTTACAGAAAACATGGATGCATTTGAAAAAGTGAGAACAAAATTAGAAACACAGCCACAAGAAGAATACGAAATCATCAATGCAGAG gTTAAACATGGAGGTTTTGTTTACTACCAAGAAGGTTGCTGCTTGGTGCGTTCAAAAGATGAAGAAG CAGACAGTGATAATTACGAGGTTTTGTTCAATTTGGAGGAACTTAAATTAGACCAGCCTTTCATTGATTGTATCAGAGTTGCTCCTGATGAAAAATATGTAGCTGCCAAGATAAGAACGGAAGATTCTGAAGCATCTACCTGTATAGTTGTGAAGCTCAGTGATCAGCCTGTCATGGAAGCTTCTTTCCCCAATGTGTCCAGTTTTG aatgGGTAAAGGATGAAGAAGATGAGGATGTTTTATTCTATACCTTCCAGAGGAACCTTCGCTGTCATGATGTGTATCGAGCCACTTTTGGTGAAAACAAACGTAATGAACGTTTTTACACAGAAAAAGACCCAAG ctattttgttttcctttatcttACAAAAGACAGTCGTTTCCTCACCATAAATATCATGAACAAGACCACTTCTGAAGTGTGGTTGATAGACGGCCTAAGTCCTTGGGATCCACCTGTACTTATCCAGAAGCGAATACATGGGGTCCTTTACTACGTTGAACACAGAGATGATGAACTGTACATTCTCACTAATGTTGGTGAGCCTACAGAATTCAAG ctccCTCCTTGGGCCTGTGGATTCATAATGGATACAAATTCAGACCCAAAGAACTGTCCCTTTCAGCTTTGCTCTCCAATACGTCCCCCAAAATATTACACATACAAGTTTGCAGAAGGCAAACTGTTTGAGGAAACTGGACATGAAGACCCAATCACAAAGACTAGTCGTGTTTTACGTCTAGAAGCCAAAAGCAAG GATGGAAGACTAGTGCCAATGACTGTCTTCCACAAAACGGATTCTGAGGACTTGCAGAAAAAACCTCTCCTGGTCCATGTGTATGGAGCTTACGGCATGGACTTGAAAATGAATTTCAGGCCTGAAAGGAGGGCGTTGGTGGACGATGGATGGATATTAGCATATTGCCATGTTCG GGGTGGTGGTGAGTTAGGCCTCCAGTGGCACGCTGATGGCCGTCTAACTAAAAAACTCAATGGCCTTGCTGACTTAGAGGCTTGCATTAAGACGCTTCATGACCAAGGCTTTTCTCAGCCAAGTCTAACAACGCTGACTGCTTTCAGTGCTGGAGGGGTGCTTGTGGGAGCGCTGTGTAACTCTAATCCAGAGCTCCTGAGAGCTGTGACTATGGAG gcaccTTTCTTGGATGTTCTCAACACCATGATGGATACTACACTTCCGCTGACATTAGAAGAATTGGAAGAATGGGGGAATCCTTCATCTGATGAGAAACACAAGAACTACATAAAACGTTACTGCCCCTATCAAAATATTAAACCTCAG CATTATCCTTCAGTTCACATCACAGCTTATGAAAATGATGAACGGGTACCTCTGAAAGGAATTGTCAACTACACTGAGAAACTCAAGGAAGCCGTCACGGAGCACGCTAAGGACAGTGGTGAAG
- the PREPL gene encoding prolyl endopeptidase-like isoform X1, which translates to MQQKSKLFLQALKYSIPHLGKCMQKQHLNHCNFAGHYYSRIKLKKYHLTKCLQNKPKISELARNIPSRSFSCKDILPIKQENEKPLTENMDAFEKVRTKLETQPQEEYEIINAEVKHGGFVYYQEGCCLVRSKDEEADSDNYEVLFNLEELKLDQPFIDCIRVAPDEKYVAAKIRTEDSEASTCIVVKLSDQPVMEASFPNVSSFEWVKDEEDEDVLFYTFQRNLRCHDVYRATFGENKRNERFYTEKDPSYFVFLYLTKDSRFLTINIMNKTTSEVWLIDGLSPWDPPVLIQKRIHGVLYYVEHRDDELYILTNVGEPTEFKLMRTAADTPAIMNWDLFFTMKRNTKVVDLDMFKDHCVLFLKHSNLLYVNVIGLADDSVRSLKLPPWACGFIMDTNSDPKNCPFQLCSPIRPPKYYTYKFAEGKLFEETGHEDPITKTSRVLRLEAKSKDGRLVPMTVFHKTDSEDLQKKPLLVHVYGAYGMDLKMNFRPERRALVDDGWILAYCHVRGGGELGLQWHADGRLTKKLNGLADLEACIKTLHDQGFSQPSLTTLTAFSAGGVLVGALCNSNPELLRAVTMEAPFLDVLNTMMDTTLPLTLEELEEWGNPSSDEKHKNYIKRYCPYQNIKPQHYPSVHITAYENDERVPLKGIVNYTEKLKEAVTEHAKDSGEGYQAPNIILDIQPGGSHVIEDSHKKITAQIKFLYEELGLDSTGVFENLKKYVKF; encoded by the exons ATGCAGCAGAAGAGCAAATTATTTCTCCAAGCTTTGAAGTATAGTATTCCTCACCTTGGGAAATGCATGCAGAAACAGCACTTGAATCATTGTAACTTCGCTGGTCATTATTACAGtagaataaagttgaaaaaatacCACCTAACCAAGTGTCTGCAGAATAAGCCCAAGATATCAGAGTTAGCAAGAAACATCCCAAGTCGGAGCTTCTCATGTAAG GATATTCTGCCTATTAAACAAGAAAACGAAAAACCCCTTACAGAAAACATGGATGCATTTGAAAAAGTGAGAACAAAATTAGAAACACAGCCACAAGAAGAATACGAAATCATCAATGCAGAG gTTAAACATGGAGGTTTTGTTTACTACCAAGAAGGTTGCTGCTTGGTGCGTTCAAAAGATGAAGAAG CAGACAGTGATAATTACGAGGTTTTGTTCAATTTGGAGGAACTTAAATTAGACCAGCCTTTCATTGATTGTATCAGAGTTGCTCCTGATGAAAAATATGTAGCTGCCAAGATAAGAACGGAAGATTCTGAAGCATCTACCTGTATAGTTGTGAAGCTCAGTGATCAGCCTGTCATGGAAGCTTCTTTCCCCAATGTGTCCAGTTTTG aatgGGTAAAGGATGAAGAAGATGAGGATGTTTTATTCTATACCTTCCAGAGGAACCTTCGCTGTCATGATGTGTATCGAGCCACTTTTGGTGAAAACAAACGTAATGAACGTTTTTACACAGAAAAAGACCCAAG ctattttgttttcctttatcttACAAAAGACAGTCGTTTCCTCACCATAAATATCATGAACAAGACCACTTCTGAAGTGTGGTTGATAGACGGCCTAAGTCCTTGGGATCCACCTGTACTTATCCAGAAGCGAATACATGGGGTCCTTTACTACGTTGAACACAGAGATGATGAACTGTACATTCTCACTAATGTTGGTGAGCCTACAGAATTCAAG CTAATGAGAACAGCAGCTGATACACCTGCTATCATGAATTGGGACTTGTTTTTCACAATGAAGAGAAATACCAAAGTCGTAGACTTGGACATGTTTAAGGATCACTGTGTTCTCTTCCTGAAGCACAGCAATCTGCTTTATGTTAATGTGATTGGTCTGGCTGATGACTCAGTTCGGTCTCTCAAG ctccCTCCTTGGGCCTGTGGATTCATAATGGATACAAATTCAGACCCAAAGAACTGTCCCTTTCAGCTTTGCTCTCCAATACGTCCCCCAAAATATTACACATACAAGTTTGCAGAAGGCAAACTGTTTGAGGAAACTGGACATGAAGACCCAATCACAAAGACTAGTCGTGTTTTACGTCTAGAAGCCAAAAGCAAG GATGGAAGACTAGTGCCAATGACTGTCTTCCACAAAACGGATTCTGAGGACTTGCAGAAAAAACCTCTCCTGGTCCATGTGTATGGAGCTTACGGCATGGACTTGAAAATGAATTTCAGGCCTGAAAGGAGGGCGTTGGTGGACGATGGATGGATATTAGCATATTGCCATGTTCG GGGTGGTGGTGAGTTAGGCCTCCAGTGGCACGCTGATGGCCGTCTAACTAAAAAACTCAATGGCCTTGCTGACTTAGAGGCTTGCATTAAGACGCTTCATGACCAAGGCTTTTCTCAGCCAAGTCTAACAACGCTGACTGCTTTCAGTGCTGGAGGGGTGCTTGTGGGAGCGCTGTGTAACTCTAATCCAGAGCTCCTGAGAGCTGTGACTATGGAG gcaccTTTCTTGGATGTTCTCAACACCATGATGGATACTACACTTCCGCTGACATTAGAAGAATTGGAAGAATGGGGGAATCCTTCATCTGATGAGAAACACAAGAACTACATAAAACGTTACTGCCCCTATCAAAATATTAAACCTCAG CATTATCCTTCAGTTCACATCACAGCTTATGAAAATGATGAACGGGTACCTCTGAAAGGAATTGTCAACTACACTGAGAAACTCAAGGAAGCCGTCACGGAGCACGCTAAGGACAGTGGTGAAG
- the PREPL gene encoding prolyl endopeptidase-like isoform X5, whose protein sequence is MDAFEKVRTKLETQPQEEYEIINAEVKHGGFVYYQEGCCLVRSKDEEADSDNYEVLFNLEELKLDQPFIDCIRVAPDEKYVAAKIRTEDSEASTCIVVKLSDQPVMEASFPNVSSFEWVKDEEDEDVLFYTFQRNLRCHDVYRATFGENKRNERFYTEKDPSYFVFLYLTKDSRFLTINIMNKTTSEVWLIDGLSPWDPPVLIQKRIHGVLYYVEHRDDELYILTNVGEPTEFKLMRTAADTPAIMNWDLFFTMKRNTKVVDLDMFKDHCVLFLKHSNLLYVNVIGLADDSVRSLKLPPWACGFIMDTNSDPKNCPFQLCSPIRPPKYYTYKFAEGKLFEETGHEDPITKTSRVLRLEAKSKDGRLVPMTVFHKTDSEDLQKKPLLVHVYGAYGMDLKMNFRPERRALVDDGWILAYCHVRGGGELGLQWHADGRLTKKLNGLADLEACIKTLHDQGFSQPSLTTLTAFSAGGVLVGALCNSNPELLRAVTMEAPFLDVLNTMMDTTLPLTLEELEEWGNPSSDEKHKNYIKRYCPYQNIKPQHYPSVHITAYENDERVPLKGIVNYTEKLKEAVTEHAKDSGEGYQAPNIILDIQPGGSHVIEDSHKKITAQIKFLYEELGLDSTGVFENLKKYVKF, encoded by the exons ATGGATGCATTTGAAAAAGTGAGAACAAAATTAGAAACACAGCCACAAGAAGAATACGAAATCATCAATGCAGAG gTTAAACATGGAGGTTTTGTTTACTACCAAGAAGGTTGCTGCTTGGTGCGTTCAAAAGATGAAGAAG CAGACAGTGATAATTACGAGGTTTTGTTCAATTTGGAGGAACTTAAATTAGACCAGCCTTTCATTGATTGTATCAGAGTTGCTCCTGATGAAAAATATGTAGCTGCCAAGATAAGAACGGAAGATTCTGAAGCATCTACCTGTATAGTTGTGAAGCTCAGTGATCAGCCTGTCATGGAAGCTTCTTTCCCCAATGTGTCCAGTTTTG aatgGGTAAAGGATGAAGAAGATGAGGATGTTTTATTCTATACCTTCCAGAGGAACCTTCGCTGTCATGATGTGTATCGAGCCACTTTTGGTGAAAACAAACGTAATGAACGTTTTTACACAGAAAAAGACCCAAG ctattttgttttcctttatcttACAAAAGACAGTCGTTTCCTCACCATAAATATCATGAACAAGACCACTTCTGAAGTGTGGTTGATAGACGGCCTAAGTCCTTGGGATCCACCTGTACTTATCCAGAAGCGAATACATGGGGTCCTTTACTACGTTGAACACAGAGATGATGAACTGTACATTCTCACTAATGTTGGTGAGCCTACAGAATTCAAG CTAATGAGAACAGCAGCTGATACACCTGCTATCATGAATTGGGACTTGTTTTTCACAATGAAGAGAAATACCAAAGTCGTAGACTTGGACATGTTTAAGGATCACTGTGTTCTCTTCCTGAAGCACAGCAATCTGCTTTATGTTAATGTGATTGGTCTGGCTGATGACTCAGTTCGGTCTCTCAAG ctccCTCCTTGGGCCTGTGGATTCATAATGGATACAAATTCAGACCCAAAGAACTGTCCCTTTCAGCTTTGCTCTCCAATACGTCCCCCAAAATATTACACATACAAGTTTGCAGAAGGCAAACTGTTTGAGGAAACTGGACATGAAGACCCAATCACAAAGACTAGTCGTGTTTTACGTCTAGAAGCCAAAAGCAAG GATGGAAGACTAGTGCCAATGACTGTCTTCCACAAAACGGATTCTGAGGACTTGCAGAAAAAACCTCTCCTGGTCCATGTGTATGGAGCTTACGGCATGGACTTGAAAATGAATTTCAGGCCTGAAAGGAGGGCGTTGGTGGACGATGGATGGATATTAGCATATTGCCATGTTCG GGGTGGTGGTGAGTTAGGCCTCCAGTGGCACGCTGATGGCCGTCTAACTAAAAAACTCAATGGCCTTGCTGACTTAGAGGCTTGCATTAAGACGCTTCATGACCAAGGCTTTTCTCAGCCAAGTCTAACAACGCTGACTGCTTTCAGTGCTGGAGGGGTGCTTGTGGGAGCGCTGTGTAACTCTAATCCAGAGCTCCTGAGAGCTGTGACTATGGAG gcaccTTTCTTGGATGTTCTCAACACCATGATGGATACTACACTTCCGCTGACATTAGAAGAATTGGAAGAATGGGGGAATCCTTCATCTGATGAGAAACACAAGAACTACATAAAACGTTACTGCCCCTATCAAAATATTAAACCTCAG CATTATCCTTCAGTTCACATCACAGCTTATGAAAATGATGAACGGGTACCTCTGAAAGGAATTGTCAACTACACTGAGAAACTCAAGGAAGCCGTCACGGAGCACGCTAAGGACAGTGGTGAAG
- the PREPL gene encoding prolyl endopeptidase-like isoform X2 yields MQQKSKLFLQALKYSIPHLGKCMQKQHLNHCNFAGHYYSRIKLKKYHLTKCLQNKPKISELARNIPSRSFSCKDILPIKQENEKPLTENMDAFEKVRTKLETQPQEEYEIINAEVKHGGFVYYQEGCCLVRSKDEEDSDNYEVLFNLEELKLDQPFIDCIRVAPDEKYVAAKIRTEDSEASTCIVVKLSDQPVMEASFPNVSSFEWVKDEEDEDVLFYTFQRNLRCHDVYRATFGENKRNERFYTEKDPSYFVFLYLTKDSRFLTINIMNKTTSEVWLIDGLSPWDPPVLIQKRIHGVLYYVEHRDDELYILTNVGEPTEFKLMRTAADTPAIMNWDLFFTMKRNTKVVDLDMFKDHCVLFLKHSNLLYVNVIGLADDSVRSLKLPPWACGFIMDTNSDPKNCPFQLCSPIRPPKYYTYKFAEGKLFEETGHEDPITKTSRVLRLEAKSKDGRLVPMTVFHKTDSEDLQKKPLLVHVYGAYGMDLKMNFRPERRALVDDGWILAYCHVRGGGELGLQWHADGRLTKKLNGLADLEACIKTLHDQGFSQPSLTTLTAFSAGGVLVGALCNSNPELLRAVTMEAPFLDVLNTMMDTTLPLTLEELEEWGNPSSDEKHKNYIKRYCPYQNIKPQHYPSVHITAYENDERVPLKGIVNYTEKLKEAVTEHAKDSGEGYQAPNIILDIQPGGSHVIEDSHKKITAQIKFLYEELGLDSTGVFENLKKYVKF; encoded by the exons ATGCAGCAGAAGAGCAAATTATTTCTCCAAGCTTTGAAGTATAGTATTCCTCACCTTGGGAAATGCATGCAGAAACAGCACTTGAATCATTGTAACTTCGCTGGTCATTATTACAGtagaataaagttgaaaaaatacCACCTAACCAAGTGTCTGCAGAATAAGCCCAAGATATCAGAGTTAGCAAGAAACATCCCAAGTCGGAGCTTCTCATGTAAG GATATTCTGCCTATTAAACAAGAAAACGAAAAACCCCTTACAGAAAACATGGATGCATTTGAAAAAGTGAGAACAAAATTAGAAACACAGCCACAAGAAGAATACGAAATCATCAATGCAGAG gTTAAACATGGAGGTTTTGTTTACTACCAAGAAGGTTGCTGCTTGGTGCGTTCAAAAGATGAAGAAG ACAGTGATAATTACGAGGTTTTGTTCAATTTGGAGGAACTTAAATTAGACCAGCCTTTCATTGATTGTATCAGAGTTGCTCCTGATGAAAAATATGTAGCTGCCAAGATAAGAACGGAAGATTCTGAAGCATCTACCTGTATAGTTGTGAAGCTCAGTGATCAGCCTGTCATGGAAGCTTCTTTCCCCAATGTGTCCAGTTTTG aatgGGTAAAGGATGAAGAAGATGAGGATGTTTTATTCTATACCTTCCAGAGGAACCTTCGCTGTCATGATGTGTATCGAGCCACTTTTGGTGAAAACAAACGTAATGAACGTTTTTACACAGAAAAAGACCCAAG ctattttgttttcctttatcttACAAAAGACAGTCGTTTCCTCACCATAAATATCATGAACAAGACCACTTCTGAAGTGTGGTTGATAGACGGCCTAAGTCCTTGGGATCCACCTGTACTTATCCAGAAGCGAATACATGGGGTCCTTTACTACGTTGAACACAGAGATGATGAACTGTACATTCTCACTAATGTTGGTGAGCCTACAGAATTCAAG CTAATGAGAACAGCAGCTGATACACCTGCTATCATGAATTGGGACTTGTTTTTCACAATGAAGAGAAATACCAAAGTCGTAGACTTGGACATGTTTAAGGATCACTGTGTTCTCTTCCTGAAGCACAGCAATCTGCTTTATGTTAATGTGATTGGTCTGGCTGATGACTCAGTTCGGTCTCTCAAG ctccCTCCTTGGGCCTGTGGATTCATAATGGATACAAATTCAGACCCAAAGAACTGTCCCTTTCAGCTTTGCTCTCCAATACGTCCCCCAAAATATTACACATACAAGTTTGCAGAAGGCAAACTGTTTGAGGAAACTGGACATGAAGACCCAATCACAAAGACTAGTCGTGTTTTACGTCTAGAAGCCAAAAGCAAG GATGGAAGACTAGTGCCAATGACTGTCTTCCACAAAACGGATTCTGAGGACTTGCAGAAAAAACCTCTCCTGGTCCATGTGTATGGAGCTTACGGCATGGACTTGAAAATGAATTTCAGGCCTGAAAGGAGGGCGTTGGTGGACGATGGATGGATATTAGCATATTGCCATGTTCG GGGTGGTGGTGAGTTAGGCCTCCAGTGGCACGCTGATGGCCGTCTAACTAAAAAACTCAATGGCCTTGCTGACTTAGAGGCTTGCATTAAGACGCTTCATGACCAAGGCTTTTCTCAGCCAAGTCTAACAACGCTGACTGCTTTCAGTGCTGGAGGGGTGCTTGTGGGAGCGCTGTGTAACTCTAATCCAGAGCTCCTGAGAGCTGTGACTATGGAG gcaccTTTCTTGGATGTTCTCAACACCATGATGGATACTACACTTCCGCTGACATTAGAAGAATTGGAAGAATGGGGGAATCCTTCATCTGATGAGAAACACAAGAACTACATAAAACGTTACTGCCCCTATCAAAATATTAAACCTCAG CATTATCCTTCAGTTCACATCACAGCTTATGAAAATGATGAACGGGTACCTCTGAAAGGAATTGTCAACTACACTGAGAAACTCAAGGAAGCCGTCACGGAGCACGCTAAGGACAGTGGTGAAG
- the PREPL gene encoding prolyl endopeptidase-like isoform X3 → MQQKSKLFLQALKYSIPHLGKCMQKQHLNHCNFAGHYYSRIKLKKYHLTKCLQNKPKISELARNIPSRSFSCKDILPIKQENEKPLTENMDAFEKVRTKLETQPQEEYEIINAEVKHGGFVYYQEGCCLVRSKDEEADSDNYEVLFNLEELKLDQPFIDCIRVAPDEKYVAAKIRTEDSEASTCIVVKLSDQPVMEASFPNVSSFEWVKDEEDEDVLFYTFQRNLRCHDVYRATFGENKRNERFYTEKDPSYFVFLYLTKDSRFLTINIMNKTTSEVWLIDGLSPWDPPVLIQKRIHGVLYYVEHRDDELYILTNVGEPTEFKLMRTAADTPAIMNWDLFFTMKRNTKVVDLDMFKDHCVLFLKHSNLLYVNVIGLADDSVRSLKLPPWACGFIMDTNSDPKNCPFQLCSPIRPPKYYTYKFAEGKLFEETGHEDPITKTSRVLRLEAKSKDGRLVPMTVFHKTDSEDLQKKPLLVHVYGAYGMDLKMNFRPERRALVDDGWILAYCHVRGGGELGLQWHADGRLTKKLNGLADLEACIKTLHDQGFSQPSLTTLTAFSAGGVLVGALCNSNPELLRAVTMEAPFLDVLNTMMDTTLPLTLEELEEWGNPSSDEKHKNYIKRYCPYQNIKPQHYPSVHITAYENDERVPLKGIVNYTEKLKEAVTEHAKDSGEGYQAPNIILDIQPGGSHVIEDSHKKYVHHLGRS, encoded by the exons ATGCAGCAGAAGAGCAAATTATTTCTCCAAGCTTTGAAGTATAGTATTCCTCACCTTGGGAAATGCATGCAGAAACAGCACTTGAATCATTGTAACTTCGCTGGTCATTATTACAGtagaataaagttgaaaaaatacCACCTAACCAAGTGTCTGCAGAATAAGCCCAAGATATCAGAGTTAGCAAGAAACATCCCAAGTCGGAGCTTCTCATGTAAG GATATTCTGCCTATTAAACAAGAAAACGAAAAACCCCTTACAGAAAACATGGATGCATTTGAAAAAGTGAGAACAAAATTAGAAACACAGCCACAAGAAGAATACGAAATCATCAATGCAGAG gTTAAACATGGAGGTTTTGTTTACTACCAAGAAGGTTGCTGCTTGGTGCGTTCAAAAGATGAAGAAG CAGACAGTGATAATTACGAGGTTTTGTTCAATTTGGAGGAACTTAAATTAGACCAGCCTTTCATTGATTGTATCAGAGTTGCTCCTGATGAAAAATATGTAGCTGCCAAGATAAGAACGGAAGATTCTGAAGCATCTACCTGTATAGTTGTGAAGCTCAGTGATCAGCCTGTCATGGAAGCTTCTTTCCCCAATGTGTCCAGTTTTG aatgGGTAAAGGATGAAGAAGATGAGGATGTTTTATTCTATACCTTCCAGAGGAACCTTCGCTGTCATGATGTGTATCGAGCCACTTTTGGTGAAAACAAACGTAATGAACGTTTTTACACAGAAAAAGACCCAAG ctattttgttttcctttatcttACAAAAGACAGTCGTTTCCTCACCATAAATATCATGAACAAGACCACTTCTGAAGTGTGGTTGATAGACGGCCTAAGTCCTTGGGATCCACCTGTACTTATCCAGAAGCGAATACATGGGGTCCTTTACTACGTTGAACACAGAGATGATGAACTGTACATTCTCACTAATGTTGGTGAGCCTACAGAATTCAAG CTAATGAGAACAGCAGCTGATACACCTGCTATCATGAATTGGGACTTGTTTTTCACAATGAAGAGAAATACCAAAGTCGTAGACTTGGACATGTTTAAGGATCACTGTGTTCTCTTCCTGAAGCACAGCAATCTGCTTTATGTTAATGTGATTGGTCTGGCTGATGACTCAGTTCGGTCTCTCAAG ctccCTCCTTGGGCCTGTGGATTCATAATGGATACAAATTCAGACCCAAAGAACTGTCCCTTTCAGCTTTGCTCTCCAATACGTCCCCCAAAATATTACACATACAAGTTTGCAGAAGGCAAACTGTTTGAGGAAACTGGACATGAAGACCCAATCACAAAGACTAGTCGTGTTTTACGTCTAGAAGCCAAAAGCAAG GATGGAAGACTAGTGCCAATGACTGTCTTCCACAAAACGGATTCTGAGGACTTGCAGAAAAAACCTCTCCTGGTCCATGTGTATGGAGCTTACGGCATGGACTTGAAAATGAATTTCAGGCCTGAAAGGAGGGCGTTGGTGGACGATGGATGGATATTAGCATATTGCCATGTTCG GGGTGGTGGTGAGTTAGGCCTCCAGTGGCACGCTGATGGCCGTCTAACTAAAAAACTCAATGGCCTTGCTGACTTAGAGGCTTGCATTAAGACGCTTCATGACCAAGGCTTTTCTCAGCCAAGTCTAACAACGCTGACTGCTTTCAGTGCTGGAGGGGTGCTTGTGGGAGCGCTGTGTAACTCTAATCCAGAGCTCCTGAGAGCTGTGACTATGGAG gcaccTTTCTTGGATGTTCTCAACACCATGATGGATACTACACTTCCGCTGACATTAGAAGAATTGGAAGAATGGGGGAATCCTTCATCTGATGAGAAACACAAGAACTACATAAAACGTTACTGCCCCTATCAAAATATTAAACCTCAG CATTATCCTTCAGTTCACATCACAGCTTATGAAAATGATGAACGGGTACCTCTGAAAGGAATTGTCAACTACACTGAGAAACTCAAGGAAGCCGTCACGGAGCACGCTAAGGACAGTGGTGAAG